The Manis javanica isolate MJ-LG chromosome 4, MJ_LKY, whole genome shotgun sequence genome contains a region encoding:
- the ELP5 gene encoding elongator complex protein 5 isoform X4 has product MESLSALRGLVLLRDSVEWEGRSLLKALIKKSALCGEQVHILGCEVSEEEFREGFDSSINSQLVYHDFFRDPLNWSKTGKALPGGPLGALRAVCGKTDLGPVTIALDSLSWLLLHLPCTTLCQTLHALSHQHSHHGDSTPVQHVHVLGLLHEELHGPGPLGALSSLAQAEMTLSGTVGQASAHILYRRPQQRPTHETLWYSILPDFSLDLQRGSSLESQPYPDLHTPPVDPMTHLTFNLHLSKKEREAKDSLILPFQFSSEKQQALLYPGPGQATSHIFYEPDACDGLDQEDPDDDLDI; this is encoded by the exons ATGGAGTCGCTGTCAGCTCTTAGAGGCTTGGTGCTGCTGCGGG ACTCCGTGGAGTGGGAAGGGCGCAGTCTCTTGAAGGCGCTTATCAAGAAATCAGCACTGTG TGGGGAGCAAGTCCACATCCTGGGCTGTGAAGTGAGCGAGGAAGAGTTTCGTGAAGGTTTTGACTCTAGTATCAACAGCCA GCTAGTTTACCATGATTTCTTCAGAGACCCTCTCAACTGGTCAAAGACTGGGAAAGCCCTTCCTGGGGGACCCCTGGGAGCCTTGAGAGCTGTGTGTGGGAAGACAGATCTTGGTCCTGTCACCATTGCTCTTGATTCACTCAGCTGGCTGCTGCTTCACCTCCCCTGCACCACACTCTGCCAGACCTTGCATGCCCTGAGCCATCAGCACTCCCACCATG GTGACAGCACTCCAGTGCAGCATGTGCATGTGCTGGGCCTACTACATGAAGAGCTTCATGGCCCAGGTCCCTTGGGAGCATTGAGCAGCCTTGCCCAGGCTGAGATGACCCTGAGCGGTACAGTGGGCCAGGCCTCAGCCCACATCCTCTATCGGAGGCCCCAACAGCGCCCAACCCATGAG actCTGTGGTACTCCATCCTGCCTGACTTCAGCCTGGATCTCCAAAGGGGATCCTCACTAGAGTCCCAGCCCTACCCAGATCTTCACACCCCCCCG GTGGACCCTATGACTCATTTGACTTTTAACCTTCACCTgtccaagaaagaaagagaagccaaAGATAGTCTGATCCTGCCCTTCCAATTCAGCTCTGAAAA ACAGCAGGCTCTACTGTACCCTGGGCCAGGCCAGGCTACCAGCCACATCTTCTATGAGCCAGATGCTTGTGATGGCCTGGACCAAGAAGACCCAGATGACGACCTAGATATTTGA
- the ELP5 gene encoding elongator complex protein 5 isoform X1 — protein sequence MESLSALRGLVLLRDSVEWEGRSLLKALIKKSALCGEQVHILGCEVSEEEFREGFDSSINSQLVYHDFFRDPLNWSKTGKALPGGPLGALRAVCGKTDLGPVTIALDSLSWLLLHLPCTTLCQTLHALSHQHSHHGPHPNAPFLPYIFCPSPGDSTPVQHVHVLGLLHEELHGPGPLGALSSLAQAEMTLSGTVGQASAHILYRRPQQRPTHETLWYSILPDFSLDLQRGSSLESQPYPDLHTPPVDPMTHLTFNLHLSKKEREAKDSLILPFQFSSEKQQALLYPGPGQATSHIFYEPDACDGLDQEDPDDDLDI from the exons ATGGAGTCGCTGTCAGCTCTTAGAGGCTTGGTGCTGCTGCGGG ACTCCGTGGAGTGGGAAGGGCGCAGTCTCTTGAAGGCGCTTATCAAGAAATCAGCACTGTG TGGGGAGCAAGTCCACATCCTGGGCTGTGAAGTGAGCGAGGAAGAGTTTCGTGAAGGTTTTGACTCTAGTATCAACAGCCA GCTAGTTTACCATGATTTCTTCAGAGACCCTCTCAACTGGTCAAAGACTGGGAAAGCCCTTCCTGGGGGACCCCTGGGAGCCTTGAGAGCTGTGTGTGGGAAGACAGATCTTGGTCCTGTCACCATTGCTCTTGATTCACTCAGCTGGCTGCTGCTTCACCTCCCCTGCACCACACTCTGCCAGACCTTGCATGCCCTGAGCCATCAGCACTCCCACCATG GCCCCCACCCTAATGCTCCCTTTTTGCCCTACATTTTTTGTCCCTCTCCAGGTGACAGCACTCCAGTGCAGCATGTGCATGTGCTGGGCCTACTACATGAAGAGCTTCATGGCCCAGGTCCCTTGGGAGCATTGAGCAGCCTTGCCCAGGCTGAGATGACCCTGAGCGGTACAGTGGGCCAGGCCTCAGCCCACATCCTCTATCGGAGGCCCCAACAGCGCCCAACCCATGAG actCTGTGGTACTCCATCCTGCCTGACTTCAGCCTGGATCTCCAAAGGGGATCCTCACTAGAGTCCCAGCCCTACCCAGATCTTCACACCCCCCCG GTGGACCCTATGACTCATTTGACTTTTAACCTTCACCTgtccaagaaagaaagagaagccaaAGATAGTCTGATCCTGCCCTTCCAATTCAGCTCTGAAAA ACAGCAGGCTCTACTGTACCCTGGGCCAGGCCAGGCTACCAGCCACATCTTCTATGAGCCAGATGCTTGTGATGGCCTGGACCAAGAAGACCCAGATGACGACCTAGATATTTGA
- the CLDN7 gene encoding claudin-7 gives MANSGLQLLGFSMALLGWVGLLASTAIPQWQVSSYAGDNIITAQAMYKGLWMDCITQSTGIISCKMYDSVLALPAAMQATRALMVVSLVLGFLAMAVATMGMKCTNCGGDDKVKKARIATTGGIIFIFAGLAALVACSWYGHKIVSDFYNPLIPMNTKYEFGPAIFIGWAGSALVLLGGALLSCSCPGSESKAGYRAPRSYPKPNSAQEYV, from the exons ATGGCCAATTCGGGCCTTCAGCTGTTGGGCTTTTCCATGGCTCTGCTGGGCTGGGTGGGCCTGTTGGCATCCACTGCCATCCCGCAGTGGCAGGTGAGCTCCTACGCGGGCGACAACATCATCACAGCCCAGGCCATGTACAAGGGGCTGTGGATGGATTGCATTACCCAGAGCACGGGCATCATCAGCTGCAAAATGTACGACTCGGTGCTCGCCCTGCCGG CGGCCATGCAGGCCACCCGAGCCCTAATGGTGGTATCGCTGGTGCTGGGTTTCCTGGCCATGGCGGTGGCCACAATGGGCATGAAGTGTACAAACTGTGGGGGAGATGACAAAGTGAAGAAGGCCCGTATAGCCACGACCGGAGGCATCATTTTCATCTTCGCAG GTCTTGCTGCCTTGGTAGCTTGCTCCTGGTACGGCCACAAGATTGTCTCAGACTTTTATAACCCATTGATTCCCATGAACACCAA GTACGAGTTTGGTCCTGCCATCTTCATTGGTTGGGCAGGGTCTGCTCTGGTTCTCCTGGGAGGTGCACTGCTCTCTTGTTCTTGCCCTGGGAGTGAAAGCAAAGCTGGGTACCGTGCACCCCGCTCCTACCCTAAGCCCAACTCCGCCCAGGAATATGTGTAA
- the ELP5 gene encoding elongator complex protein 5 isoform X5 — protein sequence MESLSALRGLVLLRDSVEWEGRSLLKALIKKSALCGEQVHILGCEVSEEEFREGFDSSINSQLVYHDFFRDPLNWSKTGKALPGGPLGALRAVCGKTDLGPVTIALDSLSWLLLHLPCTTLCQTLHALSHQHSHHGPHPNAPFLPYIFCPSPGDSTPVQHVHVLGLLHEELHGPGPLGALSSLAQAEMTLSGTVGQASAHILYRRPQQRPTHEVDPMTHLTFNLHLSKKEREAKDSLILPFQFSSEKQQALLYPGPGQATSHIFYEPDACDGLDQEDPDDDLDI from the exons ATGGAGTCGCTGTCAGCTCTTAGAGGCTTGGTGCTGCTGCGGG ACTCCGTGGAGTGGGAAGGGCGCAGTCTCTTGAAGGCGCTTATCAAGAAATCAGCACTGTG TGGGGAGCAAGTCCACATCCTGGGCTGTGAAGTGAGCGAGGAAGAGTTTCGTGAAGGTTTTGACTCTAGTATCAACAGCCA GCTAGTTTACCATGATTTCTTCAGAGACCCTCTCAACTGGTCAAAGACTGGGAAAGCCCTTCCTGGGGGACCCCTGGGAGCCTTGAGAGCTGTGTGTGGGAAGACAGATCTTGGTCCTGTCACCATTGCTCTTGATTCACTCAGCTGGCTGCTGCTTCACCTCCCCTGCACCACACTCTGCCAGACCTTGCATGCCCTGAGCCATCAGCACTCCCACCATG GCCCCCACCCTAATGCTCCCTTTTTGCCCTACATTTTTTGTCCCTCTCCAGGTGACAGCACTCCAGTGCAGCATGTGCATGTGCTGGGCCTACTACATGAAGAGCTTCATGGCCCAGGTCCCTTGGGAGCATTGAGCAGCCTTGCCCAGGCTGAGATGACCCTGAGCGGTACAGTGGGCCAGGCCTCAGCCCACATCCTCTATCGGAGGCCCCAACAGCGCCCAACCCATGAG GTGGACCCTATGACTCATTTGACTTTTAACCTTCACCTgtccaagaaagaaagagaagccaaAGATAGTCTGATCCTGCCCTTCCAATTCAGCTCTGAAAA ACAGCAGGCTCTACTGTACCCTGGGCCAGGCCAGGCTACCAGCCACATCTTCTATGAGCCAGATGCTTGTGATGGCCTGGACCAAGAAGACCCAGATGACGACCTAGATATTTGA
- the ELP5 gene encoding elongator complex protein 5 isoform X3: MESLSALRGLVLLRDSVEWEGRSLLKALIKKSALCGEQVHILGCEVSEEEFREGFDSSINSQLVYHDFFRDPLNWSKTGKALPGGPLGALRAVCGKTDLGPVTIALDSLSWLLLHLPCTTLCQTLHALSHQHSHHGPHPNAPFLPYIFCPSPGDSTPVQHVHVLGLLHEELHGPGPLGALSSLAQAEMTLSGTVGQASAHILYRRPQQRPTHETLWYSILPDFSLDLQRGSSLESQPYPDLHTPPVSKRARARTTGWSLGSGERKERKTADVGVSSDSRLYCTLGQARLPATSSMSQMLVMAWTKKTQMTT, translated from the exons ATGGAGTCGCTGTCAGCTCTTAGAGGCTTGGTGCTGCTGCGGG ACTCCGTGGAGTGGGAAGGGCGCAGTCTCTTGAAGGCGCTTATCAAGAAATCAGCACTGTG TGGGGAGCAAGTCCACATCCTGGGCTGTGAAGTGAGCGAGGAAGAGTTTCGTGAAGGTTTTGACTCTAGTATCAACAGCCA GCTAGTTTACCATGATTTCTTCAGAGACCCTCTCAACTGGTCAAAGACTGGGAAAGCCCTTCCTGGGGGACCCCTGGGAGCCTTGAGAGCTGTGTGTGGGAAGACAGATCTTGGTCCTGTCACCATTGCTCTTGATTCACTCAGCTGGCTGCTGCTTCACCTCCCCTGCACCACACTCTGCCAGACCTTGCATGCCCTGAGCCATCAGCACTCCCACCATG GCCCCCACCCTAATGCTCCCTTTTTGCCCTACATTTTTTGTCCCTCTCCAGGTGACAGCACTCCAGTGCAGCATGTGCATGTGCTGGGCCTACTACATGAAGAGCTTCATGGCCCAGGTCCCTTGGGAGCATTGAGCAGCCTTGCCCAGGCTGAGATGACCCTGAGCGGTACAGTGGGCCAGGCCTCAGCCCACATCCTCTATCGGAGGCCCCAACAGCGCCCAACCCATGAG actCTGTGGTACTCCATCCTGCCTGACTTCAGCCTGGATCTCCAAAGGGGATCCTCACTAGAGTCCCAGCCCTACCCAGATCTTCACACCCCCCCGGTATCTAAGAGGGCTAGGGCCAGAACAACGGGATGGAGTTTGGGGTCTggtgaaaggaaagagagaaaaactgcAGACGTGGGGGTGAGCTCAG ACAGCAGGCTCTACTGTACCCTGGGCCAGGCCAGGCTACCAGCCACATCTTCTATGAGCCAGATGCTTGTGATGGCCTGGACCAAGAAGACCCAGATGACGACCTAG
- the ELP5 gene encoding elongator complex protein 5 isoform X2, producing the protein MASRRLPAETDSVEWEGRSLLKALIKKSALCGEQVHILGCEVSEEEFREGFDSSINSQLVYHDFFRDPLNWSKTGKALPGGPLGALRAVCGKTDLGPVTIALDSLSWLLLHLPCTTLCQTLHALSHQHSHHGPHPNAPFLPYIFCPSPGDSTPVQHVHVLGLLHEELHGPGPLGALSSLAQAEMTLSGTVGQASAHILYRRPQQRPTHETLWYSILPDFSLDLQRGSSLESQPYPDLHTPPVDPMTHLTFNLHLSKKEREAKDSLILPFQFSSEKQQALLYPGPGQATSHIFYEPDACDGLDQEDPDDDLDI; encoded by the exons ATGGCTTCGCGAAGGTTGCCGGCCGAGACAG ACTCCGTGGAGTGGGAAGGGCGCAGTCTCTTGAAGGCGCTTATCAAGAAATCAGCACTGTG TGGGGAGCAAGTCCACATCCTGGGCTGTGAAGTGAGCGAGGAAGAGTTTCGTGAAGGTTTTGACTCTAGTATCAACAGCCA GCTAGTTTACCATGATTTCTTCAGAGACCCTCTCAACTGGTCAAAGACTGGGAAAGCCCTTCCTGGGGGACCCCTGGGAGCCTTGAGAGCTGTGTGTGGGAAGACAGATCTTGGTCCTGTCACCATTGCTCTTGATTCACTCAGCTGGCTGCTGCTTCACCTCCCCTGCACCACACTCTGCCAGACCTTGCATGCCCTGAGCCATCAGCACTCCCACCATG GCCCCCACCCTAATGCTCCCTTTTTGCCCTACATTTTTTGTCCCTCTCCAGGTGACAGCACTCCAGTGCAGCATGTGCATGTGCTGGGCCTACTACATGAAGAGCTTCATGGCCCAGGTCCCTTGGGAGCATTGAGCAGCCTTGCCCAGGCTGAGATGACCCTGAGCGGTACAGTGGGCCAGGCCTCAGCCCACATCCTCTATCGGAGGCCCCAACAGCGCCCAACCCATGAG actCTGTGGTACTCCATCCTGCCTGACTTCAGCCTGGATCTCCAAAGGGGATCCTCACTAGAGTCCCAGCCCTACCCAGATCTTCACACCCCCCCG GTGGACCCTATGACTCATTTGACTTTTAACCTTCACCTgtccaagaaagaaagagaagccaaAGATAGTCTGATCCTGCCCTTCCAATTCAGCTCTGAAAA ACAGCAGGCTCTACTGTACCCTGGGCCAGGCCAGGCTACCAGCCACATCTTCTATGAGCCAGATGCTTGTGATGGCCTGGACCAAGAAGACCCAGATGACGACCTAGATATTTGA
- the ELP5 gene encoding elongator complex protein 5 isoform X6, whose amino-acid sequence MESLSALRGLVLLRDSVEWEGRSLLKALIKKSALCGEQVHILGCEVSEEEFREGFDSSINSQLVYHDFFRDPLNWSKTGKALPGGPLGALRAVCGKTDLGPVTIALDSLSWLLLHLPCTTLCQTLHALSHQHSHHGPHPNAPFLPYIFCPSPGDSTPVQHVHVLGLLHEELHGPGPLGALSSLAQAEMTLSGTVGQASAHILYRRPQQRPTHETLWYSILPDFSLDLQRGSSLESQPYPDLHTPPTAGSTVPWARPGYQPHLL is encoded by the exons ATGGAGTCGCTGTCAGCTCTTAGAGGCTTGGTGCTGCTGCGGG ACTCCGTGGAGTGGGAAGGGCGCAGTCTCTTGAAGGCGCTTATCAAGAAATCAGCACTGTG TGGGGAGCAAGTCCACATCCTGGGCTGTGAAGTGAGCGAGGAAGAGTTTCGTGAAGGTTTTGACTCTAGTATCAACAGCCA GCTAGTTTACCATGATTTCTTCAGAGACCCTCTCAACTGGTCAAAGACTGGGAAAGCCCTTCCTGGGGGACCCCTGGGAGCCTTGAGAGCTGTGTGTGGGAAGACAGATCTTGGTCCTGTCACCATTGCTCTTGATTCACTCAGCTGGCTGCTGCTTCACCTCCCCTGCACCACACTCTGCCAGACCTTGCATGCCCTGAGCCATCAGCACTCCCACCATG GCCCCCACCCTAATGCTCCCTTTTTGCCCTACATTTTTTGTCCCTCTCCAGGTGACAGCACTCCAGTGCAGCATGTGCATGTGCTGGGCCTACTACATGAAGAGCTTCATGGCCCAGGTCCCTTGGGAGCATTGAGCAGCCTTGCCCAGGCTGAGATGACCCTGAGCGGTACAGTGGGCCAGGCCTCAGCCCACATCCTCTATCGGAGGCCCCAACAGCGCCCAACCCATGAG actCTGTGGTACTCCATCCTGCCTGACTTCAGCCTGGATCTCCAAAGGGGATCCTCACTAGAGTCCCAGCCCTACCCAGATCTTCACACCCCCCCG ACAGCAGGCTCTACTGTACCCTGGGCCAGGCCAGGCTACCAGCCACATCTTCTATGA